Part of the Corticium candelabrum chromosome 15, ooCorCand1.1, whole genome shotgun sequence genome, atgttgtttgactgtcatACTGGATCTCCACGTTAGCTTGCCAAGCTAGCATTACGAGAGGGTTATAGTTGCACTCACTAGGTTTACTCTTATGCACAACCACTGAGCCACTAGTTGTCATGGTCAATGCTTCCTCATACTGTGAACGAGTAACATGAGCTTGAGCAATGCTATCACAATAGCCTTCACCTAGTACTTTGCGTACTTTCCTATTAATCTTAGTTCAGTCTTTACGTGTACAATTGATAAAAACTCAAAAACTAATTTCAATGTCTACAGCTCTGATACCAATTATGTTTAAAATGTAAAGTAAGCAAACCGCCGAAAATGGCGATTCTAAATTCTAGACCAAAAATAACCAGTTGCCATGCACATTTGGCATGCACATTtccaacaattaattaattggcagTTAGTGTGACTGGGTGACTGGATAGCTAGTCTACGTGTAGTAGCTAAAACTTTAGATGTTACTGTTACTGCTAATTAAAACTTAgaagaaatttaaaaataattaaaaaattaattaataagccaACGCTCTCTATAATTTGACCCGGTATATTAAAATAACAATTtccagtaattaattaaaaagcaaaaaactgaCTTTTGAAAAGTGAGTGTTGGTAGTTGTAGTCACACTGAATATATAACAAAAAACTAAACCCTACTTTTAGACAATTACTTTCGGTAGAGTAGTAGCTTAGGCAGGACTTACTAATTGCATGCCTCCTAATCAATTATGCAGGAACTAACCCGCCCGACTATACACATGTTGTCGTTTAGAGTAGCCTAGTTCCATGCAGACCCTCTCACGCcatcgtgcccggttcccgtatgaaaCGACTACGTTATACAGGAATCGAGCATGACGGcaggagagggtctggtacacGAGGCTAGTCTAGAGCAGAGCCTCTctgtatatacagtactgtagcgGTCAAAAGGATTACTCACTCGTAGTAATTGCTGATTTAGACTGAATTCAATAATTTGTCATCACTGGGGCTGCATGATGAGGAATCGCATCGGTCACATTGCATTAGTCAATGAGCAGTTACTTAAACGCTGAAAGTACATATGGTATGCATTCTCGAAAATGTGCTAGTTCCAACAATCCACGAGTTTGAACTACGTCATGGTGACGTCACACCAATGCATGACAATGCTCACCAGGCAAAGAGTGTTCAAAATGGCTCAAGCAAAATGGCTACAGCTCTCTTAGTCCCTGGCCAGCTCGATCACCGGATCTTAATCCAATTGAGCACATATGGGATTATCTTGCGTGTGTTGTTCAGCAGCAGTTGCCACATAAACGACAGAGCTGTGGCAATGCTTGAAGAGAGCGTGGAATAATGTGCCACAAGAAAGAACACAAACCCTTGTTGATAGCATGATTACAAGAGTAAACAATGTCATAGACGCTAGAGGAGGTTGAATCGCTAAACGACTAATTTTGTTAGGATAATTGTAATTAGATGCCACATGTGTAAATGTTGATTTGAGTAATCCTTTATGACCGGTACTAAGACTCTGGTTTAGAACTAGCACGGAGATAGTGTAAATTGCACGTGTCATCTCAAGCTGGACAGACTATAGTAACACAAGAATGCATTCTGTCCAGCTGTATGAGGTAGTGTTGTAACAGATTAGAGAAGACTCAAAATTTGTAACACTTAGAAAGCAGCAAAAACACTCTAGAGAAACTTCTATTTCTAATTCGTCCGGATTAAATATTAATTCATCTACTACTATATCAAGTCCACACAACCGACATCTAAAAAGCCTGAAGAACAAAAGTCGGTGCATGTGGGTGTAGTCGACAAACTGAAAGTGTACACAATGCCTATTTATAGACAGAgcgcagtgtggaaaatagggaattattttggctcggacagactgagccttggtaggacgttcttgtatggtgttacatggctaactaagtgcctcccctactgcagccattttttTGCATGCAACTTTTTAAGACCAACTTCCAAAGAAGAAATGGTGCTAGAGGCAGccgaggttttctctggataaagcatgctaggaggcacctaagttcatgaaattaacagttacaccattggacaAGCCATCACGTGTTAAGAAACAAGgtttacagacatacatacacaagaGACCTGCGCGATGCCTAGAGCTAACATCCAGCCCGTCTACAGCCGAAAGACTGCTTGGACAAATACTATATACTGAACATAATATGCGCgtgcgctcacacacacacacacacacacacacacacacacacacacacacacacacacacacgcacacacacacacacagcgagtGACTAACTAAACGTGTTGTGTCACATGTTAACAGTAAATTAAGTTTGAAATAATTGTTTTAGTTCATATTGTCTATATATTACCGTATTTTTTCGACTAATGCTGTAGCGTTTATTTCTAGCTAGCGATACAACTGGGGCGTTTAAACGAGGACGCcgtttaatcaaagaaatatggtaaTATAATTTCACGTCAGTCGCATACACCAATTGATCAAACATAATCTCTAACAATATTAATGCATTTTATCACTAGCAGCTAAATCACTTGACAATATCGTTCTATcagcaacaaaaacacagCCGTGCTCCACATGACCGTATTTATTCTCATCTCCAGCACAAATGCCGTCATCGCCAACACGTTAGCCGTGAAGTATTTGGCGAGTTTGGAGACCAGCTTGTGACACTCAATTCCTCCCATCTGTGTTTGTGCGACCATGCCCACCTTCATCTCAGTAGAATTCCATTTCTCGCACATTCTCACGTTGAGCGTGCTGAGGTCTCCCATACCTaggtatttgttttcaaacttgcTCCCAGTTCCATTTTCTAGGACTCCTTTTGTAGCCTGTAGCTCTGACTCCATAGCGCAGACAATGAATACGTTGAAATGATCTACAGCAGCCGTCATGATGTAGCGAAACAATGCAGATTGTTCGAGCAACTCGTCTGGCGGCTGCTTTTGGTTGAACTGCAATTTGCGTATGAAGAGCATACCATTCATTCCAGTAGAGGTCATCGAAACCGTCCACCTCCCAGGTTCCAGTATAAACCTTCACATGTTGGAggtaattagttaattaattaattaaaaaaggtgagctgtttaattaataatttgatACTGTGTATTGTACGCATCATTTCTAGCGCAAGAGACGCAAACAGTTGCATGGGACACACAAGATCAAGTCAccgcttaattaattaaattataaatcaATTTTACCAAATTCTTTGCACCTATAACAAAAAAGATGCATGAATACAAACTTGAAATTTGAAAGCAAGTTAGCTAAACCTTTACTGACACGGCACAATATCAAGCTACCCTACAAATCACACAACAACATTGCCATATCATATCACCAGGCTAGTAGCGCAAGTCATCCCGAATACCGCCCAAGAGATTCAAGTCTTCGCACACCAAGAGAACTCTGATGAGCGTCTGTCTCTTGCCATCAGATTTTTCTACTTCAGAGATGATGGCTTGAAGCCTAGCGCTTCCACTGGATTGATGATTGGTCAGTTGACTTATTTCGTCCGATTTCAAGCCAAGAGCGAGTCCGATATCAAGGAAGGAGCCGGACACATTGTTTTTAATGACCTTAGTGACTTTCTCTATACCGTGCTTGTCAATAAGTGCTGTGGACACATTCAAACAATTACAAACCTTAGAATTTTACTCGTGAAAATCAGTAAATACCCTCAAATTGAGGCACAGCTGCAGAAGATGCTTGTGTCAACGTCCCACTGGGCTTAACACGAACAGCTGGCAGCGAATCTATAGAGTATAATACATGGTCATATAGTCAACGCAggatacaaacacacattcaaGTTGACAAATTTGCAAACATACATACGTTCATATATTTCATAGTCTGGCAGCCAACCACTACACGTACTGATTGTTATGTATAGAACAGAAAATTAagtttaaataatttaaaattttgtttagaTCACCatattaatcaatcaatcagttTGTTGTAACAATGCACTATCAAAAagtaaaatattaaataacatTACACCAGCTGCATACTGTCTCATACATGTATTTTAATAACACTGCCCTATCAAAACATTAAACTAACAATACATGATATTACTTATATTACTTATCGTATAGTAacaatatatttgtattaacATACTTAAATTGCAAAGAGTTCCTGTGCTAATTGGTACTTTACTTCATTTAGACTATCCTAATGGTAGATAATTGCATCAGACTACACACTAAtacaacaatttctttacTATTCCattgaagaagcactagaagtgcaaacccttggcatgtatgtgtacatgtatgcaccttgaatgtaagtagtcgcgctatgacagaatGTATGCGACTTCTTGTGCACTAACCTCCCTATGGTCCAGAAATGCAGAACCATTTTTTTCATTTGAGCTTTAGCTCCTCAGTTCTAGTTGCAGTAGCAACACATTTAAGCAGCTCTCCCATAGCATGATCAGTTTTCATTATGTAAGAAGCTACATACATAACACAAGCATAAGCATTTAGAATTAACATACCGGATGGATATCCACGTTAGCTTGCCAAGCTAGCATTATGTGAGGGTTATAGTTGTTAATGTTGCACTCACTAGGTTTACTTTTATGCACAACCACTGAGCCACTAGTTGTCATGGTCAATGCTTCCTCATACTGTGAACGAGTAACATGAGCTTGAGCAATGCTATCACAATAGCCTTCACCTAGTACTTTGCGTACTTTCCTATTAATCTTAGTTCAGTCTTTACGTGTACAATTGATAAAAACTCAAAAACTAATTTCAATGTCTACAGCTCTGATACCAATTATGTTTAAAATGTAAAGTAAGCAAACCGCCGAAAATGGCGATTCTAAATTCTAGACCAAAAATAACCAGTTGCCATGCACATTTGGCATGCACATTtccaacaattaattaattggcagTTAGTGTGACTGGGTGACTGGATAGCTAGTCTACGTGTAGTAGCTAAAACTTTAGATGTTACTGTTACTGCTAATTAAAACTTATAAgaagaaatttaaaaataattaaaaaaattaattaataagccaACGCTCTCTATAATTTGACCCGGTATATTAAAATAACAATTtccagtaattaattaaaaagcaaaaaactgaCTTTTGAAAAGTGAGTGTTGGTAGTTGTAGTCACACTGAATATATAACAAAAAACTAAACCCTACTTTCAAACAATTACTTTCGGTAGAGTAGTAGCTTAGGCAGGACTTACTAATTGCATGCCTCCTAATCAATTATGCAGGAACTAACCCGCCCGACTATACATATGTTGTCGTTTAGAGTAGCCTAGTTCCATGCAGACCCTCTCACGCcatcgtgcccggttcccgtatgaaaCGACAACGCCATATGGGAACCGAGCACGACGGcaggagagggtctggtacacGAGGCTAGTTTAGAGCAGAGCCTctctatatatacagtactgtaccgaTCAAAAGGATTACTCACTCGTAGTAATTGCTGATTTAAACTGAATTCAATAATTTGTCATCACTGGGGCTGCATGATGAGTAATCGCATCGGTCACATTGCATTAGTCAATGAGCGGTTACTTAAACGCTGAAAGTACATATGGTATGCATTCTTGAAAATGTGCTAGTTCCAACAATCCACAAGTTTGAACTACGTCATGGTGACGTCACACTAATGCATGACAATGCTCTCGCTCACCAGGCAAAGAGTGTTCAAAAATGGCTCCAGCTCTCTTAGTCCCTGGCCAGCTCAATCACCGGATCTTAATCCAATTGATCACATATGGGATTATATTGCACGTGTTGTTCAGCAGCAGTTGCCACATAAACGACAGAGCTGTGGCAATGCTTGAAGAGAGCGTGGAATAATGTGCCACAAGAAAGAACACAAACCCTTGTTGATAGCATGATTACAAGAGTAAACAATGTCATAGACGCTAGAGGAGGTTGAATCGCTAAACGACTAATTTTGTTAGGATAATTGTAATTAGATGCCACATGTGTAAATGTTGATTTGAGTAATCCTTTATGACCGGTACTAAGACTCTGGTTTAGAACTAGCACGGAGATAGTGTAAATTGCACGTGTCATCTCAAGCTGGACAGACTATAGTAACACAAGAATGCATTCTGTCCAGCTGTATGAGGTAGTGTTGTAACAGATTAGAGAAGACTCAAAATTTGTAACACTTAGAAAGCAGCAAAAACACTCTAGAGAAACTTCTATTTCTAATTCGTCCGGATTAAATATTAATTCATCTACTACTATATCAAGTCCACACAACCGACATCTAAAAAGCCTGAAGAACAAAAGTCGGTGCATGTGGGTGTAGTCGACAAACTGAAAGTGTACACAATGCCTATTTATAGACAGAgcgcagtgtggaaaatagggaattattttggctcggacagactgagccttggtaggacgttcttgtatggtgttacatggctaactaagtgcctcccctactgcagccatttttgCATGCAACTTTT contains:
- the LOC134191251 gene encoding uncharacterized protein LOC134191251, yielding MTSTGMNGMLFIRKLQFNQKQPPDELLEQSALFRYIMTAAVDHFNVFIVCAMESELQATKGVLENGTGSKFENKYLGMGDLSTLNVRMCEKWNSTEMKVGMVAQTQMGGIECHKLVSKLAKYFTANVLAMTAFVLEMRINTVMWSTAVFLLLIERYCQVI